From one Chryseobacterium sp. 3008163 genomic stretch:
- a CDS encoding cbb3-type cytochrome c oxidase N-terminal domain-containing protein has protein sequence MKTRTPISIYIAVTLGFTFMAFEMFVSDSGYFTSPFFWALLVIVVILLFIMHSIGDLVENENFNRLSDDEKKEYLTEKSTPYFQKLWNSAFKKQSQTEEKDLLIDHGFDGITELDNSLPKWWIGLFYFGIVFCVVYIIAFAFTDYAHPDAEYDKETKTMLASIAEYEKTAPQIDIETAKYNADNIAEGEQIFKTNCVSCHSDSGKGGIGPNLTDTYWINIKEKSLFKNVFWMLENGSPNNPTMRPFIKDGTITGRDAEKVAAYIYHINQEKSPITEALGGAAPQGKAANWE, from the coding sequence ATGAAAACGAGAACCCCAATATCAATATACATCGCAGTAACATTAGGATTTACCTTTATGGCATTCGAGATGTTCGTATCAGATTCTGGTTACTTTACTTCACCATTTTTTTGGGCATTGCTTGTGATTGTTGTCATTCTGCTTTTCATCATGCACTCTATCGGAGATTTAGTAGAAAACGAAAATTTCAACAGGCTATCAGATGATGAGAAAAAGGAATATTTAACAGAAAAATCAACACCTTATTTTCAGAAACTTTGGAACTCTGCCTTTAAAAAACAATCTCAGACTGAGGAAAAAGATCTTCTTATCGACCATGGTTTCGACGGAATCACAGAACTTGATAATTCCTTACCCAAATGGTGGATTGGTCTTTTCTATTTCGGAATTGTCTTCTGTGTTGTCTACATCATTGCATTTGCATTCACAGATTATGCTCATCCTGATGCCGAATATGACAAAGAAACCAAAACCATGCTTGCATCAATCGCAGAGTATGAAAAAACTGCCCCGCAAATTGATATAGAAACTGCAAAATACAATGCAGATAATATTGCAGAAGGTGAACAGATTTTCAAAACCAATTGCGTATCGTGTCATTCAGATTCAGGGAAAGGCGGAATTGGTCCCAATCTAACCGATACCTACTGGATCAATATTAAAGAAAAAAGTCTTTTCAAAAATGTATTCTGGATGCTTGAAAATGGCTCGCCAAATAATCCAACCATGCGACCATTCATCAAAGATGGTACTATTACAGGACGAGATGCAGAGAAAGTTGCAGCTTACATTTATCACATCAATCAGGAGAAATCACCAATTACTGAGGCTTTGGGTGGTGCGGCACCTCAAGGTAAAGCAGCCAATTGGGAGTAG